Genomic window (Kosakonia sp. BYX6):
AGTCCCTGTATCTGTTATTGTTGCGTAAATCTCACTTACTCAGTGTAGTGGCGAGAAAAGGGGGATGACAATGCAATCTCCCCCTTTAGTGGCGCAATTCCGCTTTTTCTGACTGGCTTACTTCTTCGCTTTCAGCTTTTTCTGCCAGATAAGCAGCTCAAAAACACCGAACAGGAAAACGCGAATCTGCTCGGCTTTGCTCATTTGCGGGCCGTCTTTCGGCAGCGCGGTTTTCAGCATGGTGGCCTGCAACGCGTGCATAAACACGGTAAAGACGAGGGCGACATTAACGAAAATATTCAACGGGCGTGGAAACGGTTTGATCAGATTTAAAATCAGAAAGGCCCAGATACAGAGCATCATCAGACGCCCCAAATTAATCAGCAGCGGCATGCTTCTCTCCTTGTGCTTCGCGGTGATACAAACGATACGCCACCTGGCCCGCGACTTTTTCCCGGTGTAATTGCCAGTGCGCAGGCACTGGCGGTAAGCCATTTTCAACTTCGCTTTCTATATAGACTAGCGCGTCATCCGCGAGCCAGCCGTTGTTTTCCAGCAAACGCACGGTCTCTTCCAGCATGCCTTTGCGAAACGGCGGATCGATAAACACAATGCTGTGCGGCGTGCCTGTTCCGGCTAAAAAGGTCAGCGTATTGGTGTTAACCACTTTTGCATTGCTGACTTTTAGCGTCGCCAGATTCTGCTGTAACTGTTGTGCGACGCTGCGTTCCATTTCTAACAAGGTCGCGCTGGCGGCGTAGCGGGAAAGCGCTTCCAGCCCTAATGCGCCGCTTCCGGCGAAGCAATCAAGGCAGTGGGCGTCGACCATTGACGGTGCCAGCCAGTTAAATAAGGTTTCACGCACACGATCGGTGGTCGGGCGCAGGCCAGGGCTGTCGGGAACCGGTAATTTTCGGCCCCGCCACTGCCCGCCAATAATACGTATTTGCCCGCTGGCTGCACGGTTGGGTTTCTTCATTGTCATCGCTTTGCTCATCATTTCGGCCTGCTATTCTAGCGGTCTGATGAGTGACGTTAAACCCTAATCCTCAGGCCGTGATGCGCGTTCAGGAAAGTGGTAGACTATCCGACTAATTCACAAATGATTTCAGTCCTGGTCGAGCGAACAGGCTGCGCCATAGAATCAACAGCGAGGAGTGTGGTCGCCAATGGCAAATGAAAAGAAACGTGGCTTTTTTTCCTGGCTGGGCTTTGGGCAGAAAGAGCAGGCCGATGAGGCGCAATCTGAACAGCAAAATGTGACAGAACAGCCGGTTGAAGAAACACCGGTTGTTGAACCTGTTGCCGACAGCGAAAAATTCGCCGAAGAGGTTGTTGAAGTCAGCGAACAACTGGCGCACGAAGAAGAGGTGCAGCCGGAACCGGAAGCGGTTGTTGTTGAAGAAACACCTGTTGCCATTGAGCATGAAGAGCTGCCGCTGCCGGAAGAGGTTATCGAGCAGGAACCTGGCGCGGAAGAGTGGTTGGCAGAAGCTGAACCGCTAGAAGAGCTGGTTTATGAAGAAGACGCGCCGCTGAGCGACGAAGAGCTGGACGCGCAGGCGTTGGCCGCTGAAGCCGCAGAAGAAGCGGTGATGGTTGTGCCGGAGGAAGAGACAGCACAAGAGCAAGAGAAACCGACTAAAGAGGGTTTCTTTGCGCGTTTAAAACGTAGTCTTCTGAAAACCAAAGAAAATCTCGGTTCCGGATTTATCAGTCTGTTCCGCGGCAAAAAGATCGACGATGATCTGTTTGAAGAGTTGGAAGAGCAACTGCTGATTGCCGATGTCGGCGTGGAAACCACGCGCAAAATCATCACCAATTTGACGGAAGGCGCGAGCCGCAAG
Coding sequences:
- the rsmD gene encoding 16S rRNA (guanine(966)-N(2))-methyltransferase, which encodes MKKPNRAASGQIRIIGGQWRGRKLPVPDSPGLRPTTDRVRETLFNWLAPSMVDAHCLDCFAGSGALGLEALSRYAASATLLEMERSVAQQLQQNLATLKVSNAKVVNTNTLTFLAGTGTPHSIVFIDPPFRKGMLEETVRLLENNGWLADDALVYIESEVENGLPPVPAHWQLHREKVAGQVAYRLYHREAQGEKHAAAD
- a CDS encoding DUF1145 family protein, coding for MLINLGRLMMLCIWAFLILNLIKPFPRPLNIFVNVALVFTVFMHALQATMLKTALPKDGPQMSKAEQIRVFLFGVFELLIWQKKLKAKK